AGCTGTCCTCAAGGTGAAGCAACCGCGCGGTAGGCTTTGACCGCTCCTGGGCCGCCCACTGGCCAGCTATGAATAGAATGAAAAGTGGCCGGGCAAAAAAAGACGGCACGAACGGTATGTTGTTCGTGCCGGGAGGCCAGTGACGCAACTTATAAACTTTTGACATCCTGGAGAGCACTTGCTCCATCCATAGATGTTGAGATGGGAACTGCCCCTTGGGCGTTGCTGCGATCACCGGAAAAACCAAGCCGGCATTTGCAGTGGATGTGTTCCCCATCCCGGTACTCCTTGAATATACGACGAACTGGATATAAACACAAGCCCAACTACAAAAAATAAAATCAGATTATGGACTCTCATTCAAATCAACAACTTAATGGCGACTCTTCCCTACCAAAGACGGAAGACGCCTCCATAAAACAGGGAAATTCGCGACTTCCGCGGGTGAGCACCGGCGTTTTGCTGGGCGGCAGCGCGCTGATTGGCTGCTTTGCGGTGGCGCTCTGGAACCGGAAGGCGCTGCTGTCGATGGTGCGAGGCCGAGGGGCACAGCCGGAGCCTGCCGCCGCGGAGCAGCCGGTTGATCCGGACGCGATCTATTAGCCGGACGCGATCCAGTTCGATAGACGGCCCCGAGATGAGGAAGTGCTCCAGGGATCAGGCTCTTCGGGAAGGGATGGCCTTCGGAAGGAAAAAGTGAATGCTAATTCGCATTCGTAAATATTCTTTATTCGCGTCTGCCTCAAATCCGCAAATGATTGATTTTATTGGGAGTAAATGTGATTCCGAATTCACATTTCTCGCGCAGGCTTCCTATGCGGTGGGAATCCCGTGCGCATCTTATTGATAATTAATACATTTATCCCATGGATTTCCCTTCCCTGAACGCTTCGCGGATCGGATTTTAGCGGCTACCGAGACTCGTAAGTGATTGATTTCAATAGACCGCAGAAAATGTGAATATGAATTCACATTTTTCGCGATTTTCCCTGATTCTGAATGCGCGATGGAGTCTGGAGCAGTCAGGACGCGCATTTGCGCGATTGTGAATCCTGAATCACATTTTCAAATGGCTCTCGCCGGCCCGGCGAGGACAGACCGCTTGCGCCTCTATATTGCTGATATCAAATTGCTTATTCGCACGCACAATGTGATTTGCAATTCACATTGCGCGCAGGATGTGTCCGGCCGATCCGGCGGCGGGGGCGGACCGGGAGAATGCAGGTCCCTCAGCCCGGTTCGTTTGGCCGGGACGACAAGAGGGCGGGGATTGTGGGAGAAACTCCGGGCGGCGTTTGTGGACGAGACATCGCCGGAATTCTTCGGCCGTTGGCCTCAGAATGACGCATCCGTGGGTGGGGCGGGGTCCGGGATGGGAATGCGGGGCTCTCCGCTACGCGCCTGTGGCGCTTCGCTCAGGATGAATGGCCCTTCTTGATCGCGGGTTTTCCCTCAGGGGCTAAAGCCCTGGATCTTTGGCGAGTTGGGATGTACGGGCCAAAGCCCGTACCCTTCAACAAGGCTGAAGCCATGCCCTGATCCATGCACGCAGTGCAGGGACCTATATCTATGGTACTGGGGATAGGCGGAATTTCCGGCGTTATACACTGTTCGCATTCCGTATGAACAAGATGCTTTTTGCTGCCGGTGCCCTGGTGCTGGCGATGCTGATCTCTACTCCCGGCCACGGACAGACCTTTCCCAAGGGGACGGTGGTGCATTATCCGCCACGCAACCCGGTGGAGCAGGCTGCGCAGACGCCCACCACGCTGGCTGGGCGGAAGAAAGCGCTGGCACGGGTGCTGGGGCAGATTCGGGAGTTCCGGCTGAAGACGGACCCTGAGTATGCTTCGCTGATCGGCGACAAGCGGTATGACGCGGATCTGACGGACTACTCCGTAACGGCGTATGAGCAGTGGCTGGCGCGGTATAACGAGTTTCTGCTGGATCTGGCCCCGATTGACACGACGGGGATGACGGCGGAAGAGCAGGCCAGCAAGAACAAGATGATGCAGTGGCTGATGGAGCAGCAGGAGCGGGCGGAGTCAAAGCCGTGGCAGGAGCCGGTGACGGCGGACAGCGGACTGCCGTTTGAGCTGCCGGAGCTGGCCACGGAGTTGAAGTTCGACTCGGTGAAGGACTACGACGATTACATTGCGCGGCTCGAGAAGATTCCCACGGCATTTCAGCAGATCACCGACGACATGACGGCGGGGGAGCTGGATGGCCGGAGCTATTCGCCGGCGATGCTGGCCAAGGTGCTGGCGCAGGTGAAGGCGGTGGACAGCCAGAAGCCGGAGGCGAGTGAGTTTGCCGCGCCTCTCCGCCACTTCCCTGCTTCGGTTTCGGCGGCGGAGCAGGCGCGCATTCAGAAGGCTGTGCTGGCGGCGATTGCGCAGAGCGTCTTTCCGGCATACGAGAGATTTGGCCGCTTTCTTGAGGGCCTGATGAAGACATCCCAGACCAAGGTGCATCCATGACGATCCCGACCTCTTCTTCTATTTCTGTTGCCCAAGCCCGCGTGGCCGTGCTGGGCGCTGGCAAAATGGGCGGCATTCTGCTGCAGGCGTTTTTGAAGCAGAACATTCTGCGTCCCGACCAGATTGTGGCGACGGTGGCGCATGAGGACCGCGCGCTGGCCCTCTCGGCGCAGTGGGGCGTGGAGGTGACGACGGACAACCTGGCGGCGGCGAAGCAGGCCAACGTGATTCTGCTGGGCGTGAAGCCGTTTCAGATTGCGGGGTTGATGGAGGAGATTCGCCCGGCGCTGGATGGGACGAAGCTGCTGGTGTCGTTTGCGGCCTCGGTGAAGACGGCGGCGATTGAAGAGGCCGCAGGCATGGCACTGCCGGTGATCAGAACGATGCCGAATACGCCCTCAATGCTGGGGGCGGGCATCAGCGCGCTGTGCTCGGGCAAGAATGTGCTGCCGGAGCATCTGCAACTGGCGAGCGCCCTGTTTGAAGCCGTGGGGCGCACGGTGGTGGTGGACGAGAAGCACATGGATGCCGTGACGGGGCTGAGCGCGAGCGGCCCGGCGTATATCTACATCATTTTGGAAGCGCTGGCCGAGGCCGGCGTGAAGGTGGGTCTGCCGCGCGACATTGCCACACTGCTAGCGGCGCAGACGACGCTGGGCGCGGCGAAGATGGTGCTGGATACGGGGTATCATCCGGCGCTGTTGAAGGATGCCGTGACGACTCCGGCCGGGTGTACGATTGACGGCATTCTGGAGCTGGAAGAAGGCGGGCTGCGCGTGACGCTGATCAAGGCCGTGATGCGGGCGACGCAGCGGGCGCGGGAGCTGGCGGCGGGGTGAGAGCAGTGGTCAGTTGTCAGTCCACAGTTGTCAGTTCGGAGTATGGGAGAGACCGCCCTTGAGGAGTTGTGCCTCAGGGGCTGAAGCCCGCTATTTTCTTGCGTGTTACGGCACGACTAAAGTCGTGCCCTGATACGAAGGATGATGCGGCCGTGGCTGCCGCGGCGAAGGAATGGCACTCGGGTTGCCGCCGTGGCGCAGGAATAGGACGCCGCTTTTGCGTGGAACGGAAATTGTCCGCGAAGCGGCGTGAGCGGAGCCGGGCGGGATGCCGGGGGTTCGTACAATAACGACATGGCTACCGCACATGCTTCTTCGGCTCGCACGGCTTTGCCTTCTTCTGCGCTGCGGCGCTTTGCCTGGCTGGTGACGGCCTATACGGTGCTGGTGATTGTGTGGGGCGGCGCGGTGACGGCGACCGGCTCGGGCAATGGATGCGGCGAGCACTGGCCGCTGTGCGATGGGCGCGTGGTAGTGCATCATCCGGCCCTGACCACGATGATTGAGTATGCGCACCGGCTGAGCAGCGGACTGTTTCTGGTGCTGGTGGCGGCGCTGATGGTGTGGACGCTGATGCGCACGGAGCGCAAGCATCTGGCTCGCCTGCTTTCTGTGGTGGGGCTGGTGCTGACGGTGAACGAGGCTCTGCTGGGCGCGGGCCTGGTGATGTTTGGCTACACCGACAACAAGGAATCACTGGCGCGCACGCTCTACTTTGCGCTGCACTTCACCAATACCTTTCTGCTGCTGGCGGCGGTGGCCGGCACGGCGCACTTTTTGTCGCGGCGGGAGGCCTACCGGCGCGACCGGCTGCGGCTGCGGGCGCTGGGCTTTGCGCTGCCGGGGCTGATCGCGATTTTGGCAGTGGGAGTGACGGGGTCGCTGGCGGCGCTGGGGGATTCGATTTATCCGGCAACGAGCCTCGGGGCGGCGCTGCGGGCGGATTTTGCCGGGCATGGGTCGCTGCTGATCCGGCTGCGGTGGCTGCACCCGGCAATTGCGCTGCTCGCCGGGGCGTTTCTGCTGTGGCTGGTGGCCGGCGCGGTGCAGAAGCCGGCACTGCGCATGCTGGGCGTGGGGCTGATGGCGCTGCTGGGCGTGCAGTATTGCCTGGGCGTGGCGGACGTGCTGCTGCTGGCTCCGACATGGGTGCAACTGCTGCACCTGCTGGGCGCGGACGTGCTGTGGATTGTGACGCTGCTGATCTCGATGCGGCTGTGCGTGGTAGATGAGGCTGTGCCCCTCAGGGGCTGAAGCCCTGGATTTTTGGCGGGTTGGGATGTACGGGCTAAAGCCATGCCCTGATACAGGAGGCTTTGATTTGGCTTTTCACCCACATCTCTTTGAGATGTGGGGCACCCGCCGGTAAGGGTGCGCGGGAGGAATGGGCGAGGCATTTGGCTCTGGACTGCGATAGGCTGGCATCACGCCTTTGAAACTATCCTCCGGAGTCTTCTATGCGTTCTTTTCGCTGGCTGTGGTGCGGCGCTGCTGCATTTTTTATTGCCCTTTCGATGCCTGGCTTGCCGCGCGCGCGCGCGCAGGCGACCAACTACCCTGACCAGCCGCCGATTCTGCTGGGTGCGGCGTGGTATCCCGAGCAGTGGCCGAGTTCACGGTGGAATGCCGATCTGGACTTGATGGAGAAGGCGCACATTCACGTGGTGCGCATTGGCGAGTTTGCGTGGAGCAGCATGGAGCCGAAGGAGGGGATCTACACCTTTGGCTGGCTGGACCAGGCGATTGCGATGGCGGCGCAGCACCATATTGCGGTGGTGCTGGGGACGCCGACGGCGGCTCCGCCGGCGTGGCTGACGACGAAGTATCCGCAGACGCTGCGGACGAATGATCATGGCGTGAAGGCGCAGCATGGAAACCGGGCGCAGTACTCGTTCACGGACCCGATGTACCGCAAGTTTGCCTAC
The DNA window shown above is from Acidobacterium capsulatum ATCC 51196 and carries:
- a CDS encoding DUF885 family protein — translated: MNKMLFAAGALVLAMLISTPGHGQTFPKGTVVHYPPRNPVEQAAQTPTTLAGRKKALARVLGQIREFRLKTDPEYASLIGDKRYDADLTDYSVTAYEQWLARYNEFLLDLAPIDTTGMTAEEQASKNKMMQWLMEQQERAESKPWQEPVTADSGLPFELPELATELKFDSVKDYDDYIARLEKIPTAFQQITDDMTAGELDGRSYSPAMLAKVLAQVKAVDSQKPEASEFAAPLRHFPASVSAAEQARIQKAVLAAIAQSVFPAYERFGRFLEGLMKTSQTKVHP
- the proC gene encoding pyrroline-5-carboxylate reductase, translated to MTIPTSSSISVAQARVAVLGAGKMGGILLQAFLKQNILRPDQIVATVAHEDRALALSAQWGVEVTTDNLAAAKQANVILLGVKPFQIAGLMEEIRPALDGTKLLVSFAASVKTAAIEEAAGMALPVIRTMPNTPSMLGAGISALCSGKNVLPEHLQLASALFEAVGRTVVVDEKHMDAVTGLSASGPAYIYIILEALAEAGVKVGLPRDIATLLAAQTTLGAAKMVLDTGYHPALLKDAVTTPAGCTIDGILELEEGGLRVTLIKAVMRATQRARELAAG
- a CDS encoding COX15/CtaA family protein, translated to MATAHASSARTALPSSALRRFAWLVTAYTVLVIVWGGAVTATGSGNGCGEHWPLCDGRVVVHHPALTTMIEYAHRLSSGLFLVLVAALMVWTLMRTERKHLARLLSVVGLVLTVNEALLGAGLVMFGYTDNKESLARTLYFALHFTNTFLLLAAVAGTAHFLSRREAYRRDRLRLRALGFALPGLIAILAVGVTGSLAALGDSIYPATSLGAALRADFAGHGSLLIRLRWLHPAIALLAGAFLLWLVAGAVQKPALRMLGVGLMALLGVQYCLGVADVLLLAPTWVQLLHLLGADVLWIVTLLISMRLCVVDEAVPLRG